ACTTGCCTttcgagtaaaacattttccacattctgcacatgaatatggcttctctcctgtgtgggtTCTCTGATGTTGAACAAGCCATGATTTggaagtaaaacattttccacattctgagcataaaaatggcttctctccaatATGAATTTTTTGATGTTCAGACAGATGTGatctctgagtaaaacattttccacattctgaacatgaaaatggcttctctccaatATGAATTTTTTGATGTTCAGACAGATGTGatctctgagtaaaacatttaccacattctgaacatgaaaatggcttctctccaatATGAATTTTTTGATGTTCAGACAGATGTGATCTCTGagtaaaatattttccacattctgaacatacaaatggcttctctcctgtgtgaattctctgatgtctaACAAGccgtgatttaaaagtaaaacattttccacattctgaacataaaaatggtttatcccctgtgtgagttctctgatgttcaacaagacttgatttagaagtaaaacattttccacatactGAACATGAATATTGCTTCTTCCCTGCACAATCTCTTTGATGTCCAGCACCCCTTTTGTgacttttattttgctgaacatcctgtgatgactgagaagacaggacctgtatataaggatgagatgacagatcttggctgtgaagggctgagggtgtatctgggataatggaatgttcttcatatgtatcttgtgtgatatcatcatctgctttataatctgaagatataagattctcctctgatctcctgctacaagaatctgcagagaataacacagattttatttttaagtaaaaaagaaaaaaaacaacaataaaaactttaacctcttaaggacccagggcgtacatgtacgcccgactatcgcgatagtcccgatcagctaggatgcgagcggagacccccttacctcgcTCCGTCACAttcgatcagcgtttgattgctccaagcctgagctacaggcttgagcaagcaaccccctattatgctgatccatgcaaagttatggctttgcagggatcagggggaaagatcagtgtgtgcagtgttatagccccctatgggataataatgatcagtgtaagagatcagtgtgtgcagtgttatagtcccctataggataacaatgatcagtataagagatcagtgtgtgcagtgttatagtctcctatgggataacaatgatcagtataagagatcagtgtatgcagtgttatagtctcctatgggataataatgatcagtataagagatcagtgtgtgcagtgttatagtctcctatgggataacaatgatcagtataagagatcagtgtgtgtagtgttatagtctcctatgggataacaatgatcagtataagagatcagtgtgtgcagtgttatagtctcctatgggataacaatgatcagtataagagatcagtgtgtgcagtgttatagtctcctatgggataacaatgatcagtataagagatcagtgtgtgcagtgttatagtcccctatgggagctataacactgcaaaaaaagtgggaaaaaaagttaataaaggtcatttaaccccttccccaataaaagtttgaatcaccccccttttccataaaaaaaaaaaatatctaaaaaaaaaaaagtgtaaataaaaataaacatatatggtatcgccgcgtgcagaaatgtccgaactataaaaatgcatccttaattaaaccgcacggtcaatggtgtgcgcgcaaaaaaattccaaagtccaaaatagcgtatttttggt
The nucleotide sequence above comes from Hyla sarda isolate aHylSar1 unplaced genomic scaffold, aHylSar1.hap1 scaffold_1593, whole genome shotgun sequence. Encoded proteins:
- the LOC130310737 gene encoding gastrula zinc finger protein XlCGF42.1-like; this translates as MEDITTGKDLIYIKATDIKEEEEETDVSGDEQYKEDIHTDNRTDSCSRRSEENLISSDYKADDDITQDTYEEHSIIPDTPSALHSQDLSSHPYIQVLSSQSSQDVQQNKSHKRGAGHQRDCAGKKQYSCSVCGKCFTSKSSLVEHQRTHTGDKPFLCSECGKCFTFKSRLVRHQRIHTGEKPFVCSECGKYFTQRSHLSEHQKIHIGEKPFSCSECGKCFTQRSHLSEHQKIHIGEKPFSCSECGKCFTQRSHLSEHQKIHIGEKPFLCSECGKCFTSKSWLVQHQRTHTGEKPYSCAECGKCFTRK